From one Ignavibacteria bacterium genomic stretch:
- a CDS encoding UDP-glucose/GDP-mannose dehydrogenase family protein, whose amino-acid sequence MSYKIGIVGTGYVGLVTGVCLAEVGHTVLCMDIDAEKIRQLNSGHPVIFEKGLAPMLRRNLDAGRIRFTTHLETAVSDSDVLMFCLPTPPGAGGAADLRAVMDVAAQVAGILKSLKRTHPLIVVNRSTVPVGTAQKVRDIFSAQAGDSTVYVVSNPEFLSEGYAIDDTMNPSRVVIGTSDEYPATVLTDLYQPFVQTGAPIFVFDERSAEVTKYAANALLATKISFMNNLSEYCETIGADIDQVRLGVGAEPRIGPQFLFAGLGYGGSCFPKDVKAIVNDAEQHGVALQIVKAVHEVNTRQIHRFSQRILNAFGGSLQGKTAAVWGLAFKPGTDDIREAPSLEVINALIDAKASVRVYDPEAHLNVKKIYGARLHYSDDHYDAAMGADVLIIATEWPMFRNPDLPKLRELMKQPLIFDGRNIFQLDKMREHGFEYHSVGRPSVV is encoded by the coding sequence TTAGCAGAAGTTGGGCATACGGTACTCTGTATGGATATAGACGCAGAGAAGATTAGGCAGCTCAATAGCGGACATCCGGTGATTTTTGAAAAGGGGCTGGCACCAATGCTCCGAAGGAACCTGGATGCCGGCAGGATCCGGTTTACAACGCACCTTGAAACAGCTGTGAGTGACAGTGACGTATTGATGTTTTGTTTACCGACGCCACCGGGTGCCGGCGGTGCGGCAGATTTGCGAGCCGTTATGGATGTTGCAGCGCAGGTAGCCGGAATATTGAAATCACTGAAACGTACTCATCCGCTGATCGTGGTAAACCGGAGTACGGTCCCTGTTGGTACAGCACAAAAAGTTCGGGATATATTTTCTGCACAAGCCGGTGATAGCACGGTGTACGTGGTCAGCAACCCCGAATTCTTATCTGAAGGCTACGCCATTGACGATACGATGAACCCTTCACGGGTAGTTATTGGTACATCAGACGAATACCCCGCAACAGTACTCACTGATTTGTATCAGCCATTTGTACAAACCGGAGCGCCCATTTTCGTGTTTGACGAGCGCAGCGCCGAGGTAACGAAGTATGCGGCAAATGCGTTGCTGGCAACCAAGATTTCTTTTATGAATAACCTGTCGGAATACTGCGAAACAATTGGCGCCGATATTGACCAGGTCAGACTTGGCGTTGGTGCCGAACCGCGTATAGGACCACAGTTTTTATTTGCAGGTCTTGGGTATGGCGGAAGCTGTTTCCCAAAAGATGTTAAGGCAATCGTGAACGATGCGGAGCAGCACGGGGTTGCATTACAGATTGTGAAGGCAGTTCATGAAGTTAATACCCGACAAATCCACCGCTTTTCGCAACGCATTTTAAACGCTTTTGGAGGATCGTTGCAAGGGAAGACCGCAGCTGTCTGGGGGCTGGCGTTTAAACCGGGTACCGATGATATTCGGGAGGCACCGTCATTGGAAGTTATCAATGCACTGATTGACGCCAAGGCGTCAGTGCGAGTGTACGATCCGGAAGCACACCTTAATGTTAAAAAGATTTATGGTGCACGTCTTCACTATTCCGATGACCATTATGATGCAGCAATGGGTGCTGATGTGCTGATTATTGCCACTGAGTGGCCCATGTTCAGAAATCCGGATTTGCCAAAACTGCGTGAACTCATGAAACAGCCCCTGATTTTTGACGGGAGGAATATCTTCCAGCTGGATAAAATGAGGGAGCATGGTTTTGAATATCACAGTGTTGGCAGGCCCAGTGTGGTATAA
- a CDS encoding excinuclease ABC subunit C, whose product MEKLSPSELAAKLRVSTLPTVPCVYLYKNEAGEVIYVGKAKNLRNRVRQYFQEGKPVDAKTMVLRSKIASLEYIVTDTEPEALLLENTLIKEHKPKYNILLKDDKSYPYIRITNEDYPRVFKTRRVVKDGSKYYGPYTDGTFLYYLMKTIRAVFPLRTCELPLTTDNVKTGRFTVCLEYHIKRCDGPCENLISQEEYLAYIHQVEQILTGRSNDLELQMEQHMQQLSDELRFEEARIVLKRLERLREYTAKQKVVSADSADRDVFALARIGNNVCTVIFTVRNGQLTGKRHFFIKQATDTDGDILRSVIEQWYVEQDHIPAEVMLPFAVDDESVIEFLRMKSGKKVEFLVPKIGDKKKLLSLAETNADHLLRELLLQQAQKDQVMPRAVMSLQRDLHLSKLPRRIECFDNSHMQGTDYVSSMVVFVDGKPRSSEFRTFRLRTVEGNNDFDAMKEVITRRYSGSLKDMPLPDLCIIDGGRGQLNAALDALRSVGIAGSFTVIGLAKKLEEVIVPGEQDSVFLPKTSSSLRLLQQARDQAHRVAINYHRKLRSSRTLQSELEQINGVGAKTAARLLIALGSVESIKHASKEQLMEIVSKKVAESIYGYFHS is encoded by the coding sequence ATGGAAAAATTATCTCCATCCGAGCTTGCAGCAAAACTCAGGGTTTCAACGCTTCCAACGGTTCCGTGCGTGTACCTGTACAAGAATGAAGCCGGTGAGGTTATCTATGTTGGCAAGGCAAAAAACCTGCGGAACAGGGTCCGCCAGTATTTTCAGGAGGGTAAGCCTGTGGATGCGAAGACGATGGTGCTGCGGTCCAAAATTGCCAGTCTTGAATACATCGTCACCGATACCGAGCCCGAAGCTCTTCTCCTTGAGAATACACTGATCAAGGAGCATAAGCCTAAGTATAACATCCTTCTGAAAGATGACAAGAGTTATCCGTATATCCGGATTACGAACGAGGACTATCCGCGTGTCTTTAAAACACGCAGGGTGGTCAAGGATGGAAGTAAATACTACGGACCATATACAGATGGCACGTTCCTGTACTACCTTATGAAGACAATACGGGCGGTGTTTCCGCTACGGACCTGTGAACTGCCGCTGACAACTGATAATGTGAAAACCGGACGGTTCACGGTATGCCTGGAATATCATATCAAGCGGTGCGACGGGCCGTGCGAAAACCTGATTTCGCAAGAAGAGTATTTGGCATACATCCACCAGGTAGAACAAATCCTTACCGGACGGTCGAACGACCTGGAGTTACAAATGGAGCAACACATGCAGCAACTGTCAGACGAGCTCCGGTTTGAAGAAGCACGGATTGTTCTGAAGCGTCTGGAGCGCTTGCGGGAGTACACCGCCAAACAGAAGGTTGTTAGCGCAGACTCAGCAGACCGTGATGTGTTCGCACTTGCACGAATTGGAAACAACGTCTGCACGGTGATTTTTACGGTTCGCAACGGACAGCTCACGGGTAAGCGACACTTTTTTATTAAGCAGGCTACTGATACCGACGGCGATATCCTTAGAAGTGTTATCGAGCAGTGGTACGTAGAGCAGGATCATATTCCTGCAGAGGTAATGCTTCCGTTTGCCGTTGATGATGAATCAGTGATAGAATTTCTGAGGATGAAGTCGGGTAAGAAGGTTGAATTTCTTGTCCCCAAGATTGGCGACAAAAAAAAGCTGCTATCGCTGGCAGAAACCAATGCCGATCATCTGCTGCGTGAACTGCTGCTGCAGCAGGCACAAAAAGACCAGGTGATGCCCCGGGCAGTAATGAGTTTGCAGCGTGACCTTCATTTGAGCAAACTGCCGCGGCGTATCGAGTGTTTTGACAACTCACACATGCAGGGCACTGACTATGTTAGCTCGATGGTTGTATTCGTAGATGGTAAGCCTCGAAGTTCAGAGTTCAGAACCTTCAGGCTACGAACGGTTGAAGGGAATAATGACTTCGACGCGATGAAGGAGGTGATAACTCGCCGCTATAGCGGATCGCTGAAGGATATGCCATTACCGGATTTGTGCATAATTGACGGCGGAAGGGGACAGCTAAACGCTGCATTGGATGCCCTTCGGTCCGTTGGAATCGCTGGGAGCTTTACGGTTATCGGTCTTGCAAAAAAACTTGAGGAAGTGATTGTCCCGGGAGAGCAGGACTCCGTGTTCCTGCCTAAAACATCAAGCAGCCTTCGTTTACTGCAACAGGCCCGCGATCAGGCACATCGGGTTGCAATTAATTATCACCGGAAACTCCGGAGTTCGCGAACTTTGCAGTCCGAACTGGAACAGATAAACGGTGTCGGAGCCAAAACTGCCGCACGGCTACTTATTGCACTTGGTTCGGTAGAATCTATTAAACATGCCAGTAAAGAACAGTTGATGGAGATTGTTAGTAAAAAAGTTGCTGAAAGTATTTACGGGTACTTTCATTCATGA
- a CDS encoding alpha-amylase, whose translation MTPLIHSLQVELEALLRHQWPSYTVPGLWVGSCDPVTFPSPPAYFLHQLRVIDRDRKVLRQRTWNPEKVLAYGGMVRHITSYNHGQGVGTHGWRTTGTFLKLAGLLPYLTRLGVDTLILQPVTDIGRVARKGTLGSPYAVQNPWRLDPYLAEPAVSYSVENQARVFIELCHSLGIKVILEVVLRTASIDSSLVSSNPEWFYWINEAEAGDAALFTPPVFPAKDVKAIRHKVEKKQFYNLSEPSAEYRAQFSAPPLKVEFDEKGWKGLGSRNTVLRIPPGFADWPPNDNQPLWTDVTYLRLHDHPHFRYMAYNTLRMFDSELDSDHYRISPLWNTLASLIPFYIRSFNIDGAMIDMGHALPADLRKKIVADARSLKDSFTLYWEQFDAEGLSAAEGYDAVVGHLPVTAHSVSEIGKHIVAVAEQQNSVPVFASPESHNTMRAAVRLGSARTAIAVWTLLRALPRSIGFIHAGMELGEVIPVNTGLGFTSEEIAQYSHNTLPMFSDVPLAWDGCADTVNAMVTASRRLTASAFWANATQSDKVFPLSVTNTLLGFLRLPHGSRQGMICLANLSEEPIVTKISIPADCGLMFVSPHTGIKHVGGRLDVELPATTCEMVFTLHG comes from the coding sequence ATGACGCCACTCATCCACTCCCTGCAGGTTGAGCTGGAAGCCCTGCTTCGCCACCAGTGGCCGTCATATACCGTGCCCGGACTGTGGGTAGGCAGTTGCGATCCGGTTACATTCCCGTCGCCACCGGCATATTTCCTTCACCAGCTTCGCGTTATCGATCGGGACAGGAAGGTTCTTCGGCAGCGCACGTGGAATCCTGAAAAAGTATTAGCCTATGGTGGAATGGTACGCCACATTACGTCATACAACCACGGACAAGGTGTTGGAACCCATGGCTGGCGGACCACAGGGACATTCCTGAAGCTTGCGGGTTTGCTCCCGTACCTCACTCGTCTTGGTGTAGATACGCTAATCCTGCAGCCTGTTACCGACATTGGCCGTGTGGCACGCAAAGGAACGCTGGGATCACCATATGCCGTTCAAAACCCATGGCGCCTAGATCCGTACCTGGCAGAGCCTGCCGTGTCATACTCAGTTGAAAATCAAGCTCGTGTTTTTATTGAACTGTGCCATAGCCTCGGCATCAAGGTTATCCTGGAAGTTGTCCTTCGCACGGCAAGTATCGACAGCTCCCTGGTTTCATCGAACCCGGAGTGGTTTTACTGGATCAACGAAGCGGAAGCTGGTGATGCAGCCCTGTTTACTCCTCCGGTGTTCCCGGCAAAAGACGTTAAGGCAATACGTCACAAGGTGGAAAAGAAACAATTTTATAATCTGTCCGAACCCTCAGCAGAGTACAGAGCGCAGTTCTCTGCTCCGCCTCTGAAAGTTGAATTTGATGAGAAGGGCTGGAAGGGGCTTGGCTCTCGCAATACAGTTTTGCGGATACCACCAGGCTTTGCAGACTGGCCACCTAATGATAATCAGCCATTGTGGACTGATGTTACCTACCTGCGTCTGCATGACCATCCGCACTTCCGGTACATGGCATACAACACGCTCAGGATGTTTGACTCTGAGCTGGACAGCGACCACTATCGCATTAGCCCCCTGTGGAATACACTTGCGTCGCTTATACCGTTCTATATCCGATCCTTTAACATCGATGGTGCAATGATTGACATGGGACATGCACTGCCTGCCGACCTGCGCAAGAAAATCGTTGCTGATGCAAGGTCGCTAAAGGATTCGTTTACGTTGTACTGGGAACAGTTCGATGCAGAAGGGTTGTCGGCTGCCGAGGGATACGATGCCGTTGTAGGACATCTTCCGGTAACTGCACATTCAGTATCCGAAATCGGAAAGCATATTGTTGCCGTTGCCGAACAGCAGAATAGTGTACCGGTTTTTGCATCACCTGAATCGCATAACACCATGCGTGCTGCTGTCCGTCTGGGATCGGCAAGGACAGCTATTGCGGTGTGGACCCTGCTGCGGGCGCTTCCGAGAAGCATTGGTTTTATTCATGCGGGGATGGAATTGGGTGAAGTGATTCCGGTGAATACGGGACTCGGATTCACATCTGAGGAGATTGCGCAGTATTCACACAACACATTGCCAATGTTCTCGGACGTTCCGCTTGCCTGGGATGGCTGTGCTGATACGGTTAACGCAATGGTTACGGCATCCCGACGGCTGACGGCGTCGGCATTTTGGGCTAATGCAACGCAGAGTGACAAGGTGTTCCCACTGTCAGTGACGAATACGTTACTGGGCTTCCTCAGGCTTCCGCACGGTTCACGCCAGGGCATGATTTGCCTTGCAAATTTGTCAGAAGAGCCTATCGTCACCAAAATTAGTATTCCTGCAGATTGCGGCCTGATGTTTGTTTCGCCGCACACAGGTATCAAGCACGTTGGAGGAAGGCTTGATGTTGAGTTGCCCGCAACAACCTGCGAGATGGTGTTTACGCTGCATGGCTAA
- a CDS encoding MoxR family ATPase, whose amino-acid sequence MPTEYHEVLPSIEQVSLELKGAAEFIGSRVINREEVIEQAICALLTGEHLLLQSRTGAGKSLLAEQIFRMFDGGRIFRVQASKEQQPDTFFGGLDLEALKIGRIVHNTEGSLVESEFGFIDEIFDANDFTLRALLSLLNERRLMRGVQDVASPLHTVIAATNYLRISEVTEALLDRFLFKALILPDKDPFIQYKISQQYLEHGGRVVEPPQKISFAKLKHLSLVVRGLADDMVISITNEMLYFTNIVIRHYEFLRNRQHSEQLKATSGGDFYISPRTQAKSLDLLRALAMLKGRTHVAHEDVSRLYFIFATVGLPEEVAMFKKSYTTVLNSLTSSRAFDQVTILLDFTEILDKLRSEPRRMKEPLSALSGTSVKRTFFEWIKEAFGSEQPEAKNRMILEQFLRDFVPACDEVRELKHSVEQILQHTLILIERELNRSE is encoded by the coding sequence ATGCCAACAGAGTACCACGAAGTTCTACCGTCAATCGAACAAGTTTCACTTGAATTGAAAGGGGCTGCAGAGTTCATCGGCAGTCGGGTTATTAACCGCGAGGAAGTCATTGAACAGGCAATTTGTGCTCTGCTGACCGGTGAACATCTTCTGCTGCAAAGCCGCACGGGTGCCGGTAAGTCACTCCTGGCAGAACAGATTTTTCGAATGTTCGACGGAGGCCGGATTTTTCGGGTGCAGGCCAGTAAGGAACAGCAGCCCGACACGTTTTTTGGCGGCCTCGATCTTGAAGCTCTGAAAATCGGCCGAATTGTCCATAACACCGAAGGCTCTTTGGTGGAGAGCGAGTTTGGCTTTATTGACGAGATTTTCGACGCCAATGATTTTACCCTTCGTGCCCTTCTCTCACTGCTTAACGAGCGCAGACTGATGCGTGGCGTACAGGACGTAGCCTCTCCCCTTCATACCGTTATTGCAGCCACGAACTACCTGCGGATTTCCGAGGTGACCGAAGCACTGCTTGACAGGTTTCTGTTCAAAGCGCTCATCCTTCCCGATAAAGATCCGTTTATCCAGTACAAGATTTCGCAGCAGTATCTGGAGCATGGCGGTCGGGTGGTGGAACCCCCACAGAAAATCAGCTTTGCGAAGCTGAAACACCTGAGCCTTGTTGTTCGGGGTCTGGCTGACGACATGGTAATCAGTATTACCAACGAGATGTTATACTTTACCAACATCGTCATTCGGCACTACGAATTTCTCCGAAACCGTCAGCATAGCGAACAGTTAAAGGCTACCTCCGGTGGCGACTTCTACATCTCGCCACGGACCCAGGCCAAATCCCTGGATCTGCTCCGGGCACTTGCCATGCTTAAAGGCCGTACCCATGTTGCTCACGAAGATGTCAGCAGACTGTATTTCATCTTTGCTACCGTCGGCCTCCCCGAAGAAGTTGCAATGTTTAAGAAGTCGTACACCACGGTACTGAACTCACTAACATCATCGCGCGCTTTTGATCAGGTGACAATCCTGCTGGACTTTACTGAGATTCTGGACAAGCTGCGGTCAGAGCCACGGCGCATGAAGGAGCCCCTTTCAGCGCTTTCTGGCACCTCGGTAAAGCGAACATTCTTTGAGTGGATCAAGGAAGCCTTCGGCAGTGAACAGCCTGAGGCAAAAAACAGAATGATCCTGGAGCAGTTCCTGCGTGATTTTGTTCCTGCCTGCGATGAAGTCCGCGAACTCAAGCACAGTGTAGAACAAATTCTTCAGCACACACTAATCCTGATTGAGCGTGAGCTTAACCGATCGGAATAG
- a CDS encoding VWA domain-containing protein, which yields MRVCTVFVIVYLCLTASSVQATESLFVRSVVTDSAGWRSASVVYFTNSGTIAPLTALTLSVTEGGRRVDSLVVNCPDHSPATTISSVLTIDVSGSMRLGGPNLKLATEAASAWVQALEGNSDCAITAFDDGVMLLTDFTKSKSELTEAIQRLKPRGGTDYNKAFNTSPQGALDVASRGRNRRILVFLTDGYGTLDPDSVIRRAVGDSVTVYCVSLGLSMPDVLRTVAEKTGGLWFENVTTVEQALEAYRRIYADAVTQYGCMARWKAPEQCSDHTVIQAQAGNATYQFVDDVPIVLESRVSIIPSSVRVDSVTQEPAPLLLVCTGSNSTITNISIDRPDIFRLTTPQLPRSLKLGDTLAISVSLIAPSSGYTVGTITISGNPCPLPTAYAITGDPLVAPSRKTLRVVFPNGNEKFPAHSDSVLRWEGLPPDVPVTLEISTNAGSTWLNVQKDAVGNLRPWKVFNISSDSCLFRVTHMVPTGSKKPLLTTSTLNVTSVDLSATGKYLAIGVESVLRDASVPRDVLLWDVEHRKLLHTLGYGQIVTFSNDETKLLVMSRDSISLIDVQTGARLWQHTSDHLPSNISVDSAFRVLAFSGAQHRNVNIVDLKSGTAITTIPVNARQPVMVDVAPDGSAVAIAGADSTIRVVHLRAGGGRDLTITKAGVHVFYRAVFTGDGSIIAADDLGTVSSWDAATGNPLRTLSRRQYKNDNTYIAMSHDSRKAALEDGVDATRIVDLETGDNMVSIRRPMEPGGASNAQLNSQGTVLLLSTLAHATVYDAITGVSMMRLQRGSVTPSLSADGTAVAVAGPGNVVNVYQVSSPILQQDVSDAMWSIYKITAKLRPVRLRQLAVGQSTDSVVAVALTNTSPDTVRFFGVRIEGAQASDFSVNAPREFILGPGESTSLTYSFHPTKVGERAARVYVQFPGGIINAAITGRCVGGVIAADGRDVDLGTVAAGTVTNVTVDELLVNQGLHPVTVTNIQVAGSSVIIPAFEQQFSLQPLERRDVDVGIRAPEPGIFTTQAIVTVQGIPDPIEIRFVVTVVHPDSLLAHRDPTTFRGIMLPTALVPKAGTLTTGVYNALGLSATYSITNTIAVVAGGMIPLPSRWLGATGYNASWSAAWSAGAKFGLPVAKNVIVGGGIQAGQSLYNQDYSAEMDSRITFSTLWATAGYGTDDSRLNVHTGFTFKHHETLLEGAFRADATILGIGYDYRIADQWKLCFEGFAMRTMPFIPVSVVGRYFRADDAFEVGFTYLAQLKEGSGWPVFPLLSWVKRW from the coding sequence TCCGAATCTAAAACTTGCAACAGAGGCTGCGTCTGCATGGGTTCAGGCGCTGGAGGGGAACTCTGACTGCGCCATTACTGCCTTTGACGATGGCGTGATGTTGTTAACCGACTTTACGAAATCAAAGTCTGAGCTGACTGAAGCCATACAGCGTCTTAAGCCACGGGGAGGAACCGATTATAACAAGGCGTTCAACACCTCCCCTCAGGGTGCCCTCGACGTTGCGAGTCGCGGACGTAACCGAAGGATACTGGTGTTCCTTACCGATGGTTATGGTACTCTTGATCCTGATAGCGTGATACGCAGAGCCGTAGGTGACTCAGTTACGGTGTATTGCGTTTCGCTTGGATTAAGTATGCCTGATGTACTACGAACAGTTGCAGAAAAGACCGGCGGTTTGTGGTTTGAAAATGTCACCACGGTAGAACAGGCACTCGAGGCCTACCGTAGAATCTATGCAGATGCCGTAACACAATACGGTTGTATGGCGCGGTGGAAAGCACCGGAACAGTGTTCTGACCATACCGTAATCCAGGCACAAGCCGGTAATGCTACATATCAATTTGTTGACGATGTTCCGATTGTTTTAGAAAGCAGGGTGAGCATCATCCCGAGTAGTGTCCGGGTCGACTCGGTAACACAAGAGCCCGCTCCCCTGCTTCTTGTGTGTACGGGATCGAACTCTACCATAACAAACATTAGTATTGATCGCCCTGATATATTCCGCCTGACCACTCCTCAACTCCCACGCAGCCTGAAGTTGGGTGATACCCTTGCCATATCGGTATCACTCATTGCTCCATCCTCGGGATATACGGTGGGTACAATCACCATTAGCGGTAATCCTTGCCCTCTGCCTACGGCTTATGCAATAACCGGTGATCCGCTGGTGGCACCGTCACGGAAAACGTTGCGCGTGGTATTCCCCAATGGCAACGAAAAGTTCCCGGCACACTCCGATTCCGTGCTTCGCTGGGAAGGACTCCCACCAGACGTTCCGGTAACGCTGGAAATCAGCACCAATGCTGGTTCTACCTGGCTGAACGTACAAAAAGATGCTGTAGGTAATCTGCGTCCGTGGAAGGTTTTTAATATCTCGTCGGACTCGTGCTTGTTTCGTGTTACTCACATGGTTCCGACCGGCAGTAAAAAACCGTTGTTAACGACTTCGACACTGAATGTTACTTCTGTTGACCTGTCGGCAACTGGTAAATACCTGGCTATCGGCGTAGAGTCTGTACTCCGGGACGCATCAGTACCGCGTGACGTATTGCTCTGGGATGTTGAACATCGCAAACTGCTGCATACGCTGGGCTACGGACAAATCGTTACGTTCTCCAACGATGAGACCAAGCTCCTGGTGATGTCCAGAGATTCGATTTCGCTCATCGATGTACAAACCGGTGCACGGCTCTGGCAGCATACGTCAGATCACCTGCCATCAAACATCTCTGTTGATTCAGCGTTTCGGGTTTTGGCTTTCTCCGGAGCCCAACACAGAAATGTTAATATTGTTGATCTTAAATCAGGTACTGCAATTACCACGATTCCCGTGAATGCCCGCCAGCCTGTCATGGTTGATGTTGCTCCTGATGGCTCGGCCGTAGCAATAGCCGGTGCCGACAGTACAATTCGGGTGGTCCACCTGCGGGCAGGCGGAGGCCGGGACCTCACGATTACCAAGGCTGGTGTTCACGTGTTTTACCGTGCCGTATTCACCGGCGACGGCTCAATCATTGCTGCAGATGATTTAGGTACCGTTAGCAGCTGGGATGCAGCTACGGGCAACCCGCTACGTACATTGTCCAGGCGACAGTACAAGAACGACAATACCTACATTGCGATGTCGCACGATTCACGAAAGGCCGCTCTTGAAGACGGAGTTGATGCAACGCGGATTGTTGATCTGGAAACGGGAGACAACATGGTCAGCATCCGCCGTCCGATGGAGCCTGGCGGTGCCTCGAATGCCCAGCTTAATTCTCAGGGCACAGTGCTTCTTCTTTCAACGCTGGCACATGCAACGGTGTACGATGCCATTACCGGCGTCTCGATGATGCGTCTCCAGCGAGGCTCGGTTACGCCATCACTCTCGGCTGATGGCACAGCCGTAGCTGTAGCCGGTCCGGGCAATGTTGTAAACGTTTATCAAGTTAGCTCACCGATACTCCAGCAAGACGTGAGCGATGCCATGTGGTCGATCTACAAAATCACAGCTAAACTGCGTCCCGTGCGTTTACGGCAGTTAGCCGTCGGACAGTCAACAGACTCAGTAGTGGCAGTTGCACTCACCAACACCTCGCCTGACACAGTACGGTTTTTCGGGGTACGCATTGAGGGGGCTCAGGCATCTGACTTCTCGGTAAATGCACCGCGCGAGTTTATTCTTGGTCCGGGTGAATCCACCTCGCTTACATACTCGTTTCATCCAACCAAGGTTGGTGAACGTGCAGCCCGTGTGTACGTTCAGTTTCCCGGTGGCATTATTAATGCCGCAATTACCGGACGGTGTGTTGGCGGAGTGATTGCAGCCGACGGACGTGACGTTGACCTTGGTACCGTTGCCGCCGGCACAGTAACAAATGTTACTGTTGACGAGCTGCTTGTGAATCAGGGATTGCACCCCGTTACCGTTACCAACATTCAGGTTGCGGGATCTTCGGTTATTATCCCTGCATTTGAACAGCAGTTTTCACTGCAACCTCTAGAACGCAGGGACGTTGACGTAGGAATCCGTGCACCGGAACCGGGCATTTTCACTACTCAGGCAATCGTAACCGTACAGGGCATCCCGGACCCCATCGAAATTCGATTTGTGGTTACGGTTGTCCACCCAGACTCGCTGCTTGCACACCGTGATCCTACAACATTCAGGGGAATAATGTTGCCCACGGCTCTCGTTCCCAAGGCAGGGACTTTGACAACCGGTGTTTACAACGCCCTTGGCCTGTCAGCGACCTATAGCATTACCAACACCATTGCCGTTGTTGCTGGTGGCATGATTCCGCTGCCAAGCCGGTGGCTTGGTGCCACCGGCTATAATGCATCATGGAGTGCCGCATGGTCTGCCGGCGCAAAATTTGGATTACCCGTTGCAAAAAACGTTATTGTGGGCGGTGGCATACAAGCAGGACAAAGTCTCTACAATCAGGACTATTCGGCAGAGATGGACAGCCGGATAACCTTTAGCACACTCTGGGCAACGGCCGGCTATGGTACCGATGACAGCCGACTGAACGTTCATACCGGCTTTACATTCAAACACCATGAAACCCTCCTTGAAGGCGCCTTCCGCGCCGATGCAACCATCCTGGGAATTGGGTATGATTACCGGATAGCAGACCAATGGAAGCTCTGCTTTGAAGGCTTTGCGATGCGAACGATGCCATTTATACCCGTCTCGGTCGTCGGACGATATTTCAGGGCCGATGACGCCTTTGAAGTAGGTTTCACCTATCTGGCACAGCTTAAGGAAGGTAGTGGATGGCCAGTATTCCCCTTGCTAAGCTGGGTTAAGCGCTGGTAA